In Simplicispira sp. 125, one DNA window encodes the following:
- a CDS encoding DUF4010 domain-containing protein, with product MLGAENLFAAMATLASALGCGLLMGVERERRKGEEPFRALAGVRSFALASLAGAVAALMDSMALVVVGAAFIAALGLAAYARDRSEFPGVTTEIALFLAYLIGVLCVHNPVLAAGLAVVVTGLLAAREGLHQFARHWLQPGEVRSGLVLAALVLLVAPLVPDGPLWQGLLHPQAVVRLLLVLLVIQSLAHVGRRLLQARQAMALSALASGFVSSTATIGSLGMEVRAGRVQARDQAGAAVLSCAATMAQMVVVAATVQPDWLALLWLPALAGAVTAVAWSWWWARNNTTRTDAGESAAGLPQLPPDTAMFKLRDAAMIVLLLTTMQMAVQWLTQWLGDTGMLLGTLLAALADVRAATAAVLLRGGPESAAATAIQTALMAALLLHACSKCVVALVSGGRQYALAVAPGIVAHTLAFVGVLAVV from the coding sequence ATGCTGGGAGCCGAGAACTTATTCGCCGCCATGGCCACGCTGGCCAGTGCGCTGGGTTGCGGATTGTTGATGGGGGTTGAGCGTGAGCGCCGCAAGGGAGAGGAGCCGTTTCGCGCCCTGGCCGGGGTGCGTTCGTTTGCCCTGGCCTCGCTGGCCGGGGCGGTTGCGGCGCTCATGGACTCCATGGCGCTGGTGGTTGTTGGGGCGGCCTTCATTGCGGCCCTGGGCTTGGCGGCCTATGCCCGCGACCGCTCGGAGTTCCCCGGTGTGACCACGGAAATCGCCCTGTTTCTGGCCTACCTGATTGGCGTGTTGTGCGTGCACAACCCGGTGCTGGCTGCCGGGCTGGCGGTGGTGGTGACCGGCTTGCTGGCGGCGCGCGAAGGCTTGCACCAGTTTGCCCGCCACTGGCTGCAGCCCGGTGAGGTGCGCAGCGGCCTGGTGCTGGCGGCGCTGGTGTTGTTGGTCGCCCCGCTGGTGCCCGATGGGCCACTGTGGCAGGGCCTGCTGCATCCGCAAGCGGTGGTGCGCCTGCTGCTGGTGCTGCTGGTGATCCAGTCGCTGGCGCATGTGGGCCGGCGCTTGCTGCAGGCCCGCCAGGCGATGGCCTTGTCGGCGCTGGCGTCGGGTTTTGTGTCCAGCACGGCCACCATCGGCAGCTTGGGCATGGAGGTGCGCGCAGGGCGGGTTCAGGCGCGTGACCAGGCCGGTGCCGCCGTGCTGTCGTGCGCGGCGACCATGGCACAGATGGTGGTGGTGGCGGCGACCGTGCAGCCCGACTGGCTGGCGCTGCTGTGGTTGCCGGCCCTGGCCGGTGCGGTGACCGCCGTTGCCTGGAGTTGGTGGTGGGCACGCAACAACACAACGCGCACCGATGCGGGCGAGAGCGCGGCGGGGCTTCCCCAGTTGCCTCCCGATACGGCCATGTTCAAGCTGCGCGATGCGGCCATGATCGTGCTGCTGCTCACCACCATGCAGATGGCGGTGCAGTGGCTGACACAGTGGCTGGGCGATACCGGCATGCTGTTGGGCACCTTGCTGGCGGCGTTGGCCGATGTGCGTGCCGCGACCGCAGCGGTACTGCTGCGCGGTGGGCCGGAGAGTGCAGCGGCTACCGCTATTCAAACGGCACTGATGGCCGCCTTGCTGCTGCATGCCTGCAGCAAATGCGTGGTGGCGCTGGTCAGTGGTGGCCGCCAATACGCTCTGGCCGTGGCGCCGGGCATCGTGGCCCATACCTTGGCGTTTGTGGGTGTGCTGGCGGTTGTCTGA